Proteins encoded by one window of Paenibacillus urinalis:
- a CDS encoding winged helix-turn-helix domain-containing protein produces MAHIYFHEGDYTVSSSGGQVTLLSKEFALLYFLYRNQGKTFTREHLLDQVWPLEYPGERTVDDHIYRLRKKLSIISEISIHTVRGLGYRLTAEEKSSGVLNPSMADTELQSAVHQLFQKYHLFGQGKSITTLIAQQEALGIEVAPFYENYLHFLGGDLDWFMSRDDLKAEDRLYWLLILYGVIASPQEGLQLCETALLHSRLEPEFHREMYYLNIIDLYVENGMYSEAEERIAASYRLLDGEDDLEGFRIPLMLSELLLYIHAADCAGVEKSIQEISRSLDHKPYLREICRFLYMKGIWYYRQGQIREASAAVDDALEVYGQSGFVPHILLSVRQFLYYMELHPPAQTDKGVIGLRSKLRSIFQDLDERHHYTSRKEACSSVIRGLLRSV; encoded by the coding sequence ATGGCTCACATTTACTTTCATGAAGGAGATTATACGGTAAGCAGTTCGGGCGGACAGGTCACCTTGCTGTCCAAGGAGTTCGCACTTCTCTATTTTCTGTACCGGAACCAAGGGAAGACCTTTACGCGGGAGCATTTGCTGGACCAGGTATGGCCGCTTGAATATCCCGGGGAACGGACGGTGGATGATCATATCTACAGGCTCCGCAAGAAGTTGTCTATCATTTCGGAAATTAGTATACATACCGTCAGAGGCTTGGGATACCGTCTTACGGCAGAAGAGAAATCTTCGGGTGTTCTCAATCCATCGATGGCGGATACGGAGCTTCAATCGGCAGTCCATCAGTTATTCCAAAAGTACCATCTCTTCGGTCAAGGCAAATCCATTACAACGCTGATCGCACAGCAGGAGGCGCTCGGGATTGAAGTCGCCCCTTTTTACGAGAACTATTTGCATTTTCTGGGGGGTGATCTCGACTGGTTTATGAGCCGTGATGACCTTAAGGCTGAGGATAGGCTGTACTGGCTGCTGATTCTGTATGGCGTGATCGCATCTCCTCAGGAAGGGCTTCAGCTCTGTGAGACGGCACTGTTACACTCCAGACTGGAGCCTGAGTTCCACAGGGAAATGTATTATCTAAACATCATTGATCTCTATGTCGAGAATGGCATGTATTCCGAAGCAGAAGAACGAATAGCCGCTTCCTATAGGCTGCTTGACGGAGAGGACGACTTGGAGGGCTTTCGTATTCCACTCATGTTATCTGAGCTGCTCCTATATATTCATGCAGCGGATTGTGCCGGAGTTGAGAAGAGCATTCAGGAGATCAGCCGATCGCTTGATCATAAGCCCTATCTGCGGGAAATATGCAGATTTCTCTATATGAAAGGAATATGGTATTACCGACAGGGACAGATCAGGGAGGCTTCAGCAGCGGTGGATGATGCGCTTGAAGTCTACGGTCAATCCGGATTCGTGCCTCACATTCTGCTGTCTGTGCGTCAATTTTTGTATTATATGGAGCTGCACCCTCCTGCTCAGACGGATAAGGGGGTTATAGGTCTAAGATCGAAGCTTCGGAGCATCTTTCAGGATCTGGACGAACGTCATCACTATACCTCGCGAAAAGAGGCCTGCTCCTCTGTGATCAGAGGACTCCTGCGCTCTGTCTGA
- a CDS encoding ABC transporter ATP-binding protein yields MLHINHVSKLFNPGTVDEKIALMDAHLTLNEGDFVTVIGSNGAGKSTLMNIISGVMKPDAGEVQIRNQTISQLPEYKRSQWIGRVFQDPMAGTAPMMTIEENLAMAYRRGKSRGLSFGINQKTRTLFREQLEKLGIGLEHRVRAKVGLLSGGERQALSLLMATFTQPEILLLDEHTAALDPSRAELITNITETLVREMNLTTLMVTHNMEQAIRLGNRLIMMDKGRIILDVNAERKKTLTVPELLQEFERISGTKLSDDRVVLG; encoded by the coding sequence ATGCTGCATATCAATCACGTGTCCAAGCTGTTTAATCCAGGTACCGTGGATGAGAAGATTGCGCTTATGGATGCCCACTTAACCTTGAATGAAGGAGATTTTGTCACAGTCATCGGCAGTAATGGTGCAGGTAAATCGACTTTGATGAATATTATATCGGGTGTAATGAAGCCAGATGCAGGTGAAGTGCAGATTCGGAATCAAACGATCAGCCAGCTGCCTGAATACAAGCGAAGTCAGTGGATCGGCCGGGTGTTTCAGGACCCGATGGCAGGAACTGCACCGATGATGACGATTGAAGAAAATTTGGCGATGGCCTACCGGCGCGGGAAATCCCGCGGCTTATCCTTTGGCATCAACCAGAAGACGCGAACGCTGTTCCGAGAGCAGCTGGAGAAGCTGGGGATCGGTCTTGAGCACCGAGTCAGAGCTAAGGTCGGCTTGCTGTCCGGAGGTGAGCGTCAGGCGCTCAGCCTGCTCATGGCAACGTTCACCCAGCCGGAGATTCTGCTGCTGGATGAGCATACGGCTGCACTTGATCCATCAAGAGCTGAGCTGATTACGAATATTACCGAAACGCTGGTCCGTGAGATGAACCTGACCACACTGATGGTTACTCATAACATGGAGCAGGCTATAAGGCTTGGCAACCGGCTCATTATGATGGATAAAGGCCGGATTATTCTTGACGTCAATGCCGAACGCAAGAAGACATTAACTGTACCGGAGCTGCTTCAGGAGTTTGAGCGAATCAGCGGAACGAAGCTGTCAGATGACCGGGTTGTGCTCGGTTAA
- a CDS encoding ABC transporter permease, with product MLSLLKSTPGAIELGLLYALMALGVYITFRILDFPDLTVDQSFTTGAAIAAIMITNDFSPWLATLAAFGGGLIAGACTGLLHTKGKINGLLSGILMMIALHSINMRILGAPNLSLLGVDNVFSSLNVLLFMFIVAFVVKVLLDVFFKTDLGLALRATGDNERMIRSFGANTDTTKLVGISLSNGLVALSGAFLAQYQGFADISMGIGMIVVGLASVIIGEAIVGKRSIFLAILSVIIGSIVYRIVVMIALRVPGFETSDLKIITAVIVILALLIPSIQRSIRQKNMARRRTTELLSGTGSKSMGGDL from the coding sequence ATGCTTAGTCTGCTAAAATCGACTCCTGGAGCGATTGAACTAGGGCTCTTGTATGCATTAATGGCTCTCGGTGTATACATAACGTTCCGAATTCTTGATTTTCCGGATCTTACGGTAGATCAGAGCTTTACTACAGGTGCGGCAATTGCTGCCATTATGATTACGAATGACTTCTCACCTTGGCTTGCGACACTTGCAGCCTTTGGAGGGGGGCTGATCGCCGGGGCATGTACAGGGCTCTTGCATACGAAGGGTAAGATTAATGGACTGTTGTCCGGTATATTAATGATGATTGCCCTGCATTCGATTAACATGAGAATTTTGGGTGCACCGAACCTGTCTCTGCTGGGTGTTGACAATGTTTTCTCGAGTCTGAATGTTCTACTGTTTATGTTCATAGTAGCGTTTGTTGTTAAAGTGCTGCTTGATGTGTTCTTCAAAACAGATCTCGGTCTGGCTCTCCGTGCAACAGGAGACAATGAGCGAATGATTCGCAGCTTCGGAGCGAACACCGATACAACCAAGCTGGTCGGTATTAGTCTGTCTAACGGACTGGTGGCTCTATCCGGTGCATTTTTGGCACAGTATCAAGGATTTGCGGATATAAGCATGGGAATTGGAATGATTGTGGTTGGACTCGCGTCAGTTATTATCGGGGAAGCCATCGTGGGCAAGCGCAGCATTTTCCTGGCGATACTGTCCGTAATCATTGGTTCTATTGTATACCGCATCGTCGTTATGATCGCCCTTCGGGTACCTGGATTCGAGACTTCAGATTTGAAGATTATTACGGCTGTTATCGTTATTCTGGCGCTTCTGATTCCTTCTATACAACGCAGTATTCGTCAGAAGAACATGGCGCGGCGGAGAACGACAGAGCTGCTGTCCGGCACGGGTAGTAAATCGATGGGAGGTGACCTGTAA
- a CDS encoding ABC transporter substrate-binding protein, which yields MSKKWWMSLLVTASIALVAGCGNDPDSTSGSAGSGGTGGGEEAEGKTYSISISQYVEHPSLDATQEGFIAALKDAGLVEDENLKIDYNNAQADAANNNSIAQKIATDSSDLVLAIATPSAQAVVSQVKDKPVLFAAVTDPLVSKLVTDLKKPGGNVTGASDTNPEAIVKLADFIAQQMPDIKSVGLVLNEGEQNAVVMADNAEKAFAEHGIKLVKAAATNTSEVQQAADSLIGKVDAFYITLDNTVVSAVDTMIKTANDNDIPFFSSDRDTVEKGAFATVGFKYYDHGYQVGEMAADILQNGTNPGDLEVTVPDKLDLILNLKAAGEQGIEVTDEMKAAVEDQENNIIE from the coding sequence ATGAGTAAAAAATGGTGGATGTCATTATTGGTAACGGCTTCAATTGCGCTGGTTGCGGGATGCGGCAACGATCCTGATAGTACTTCAGGTTCTGCGGGTTCTGGAGGCACCGGTGGCGGAGAGGAAGCAGAAGGAAAAACCTATTCTATATCTATTTCTCAATATGTTGAGCATCCTTCACTGGACGCAACACAGGAAGGCTTTATTGCAGCGCTCAAGGATGCAGGACTTGTAGAGGATGAGAATCTGAAGATTGATTATAACAACGCACAGGCCGATGCAGCGAATAACAACTCCATCGCCCAGAAGATTGCAACGGACAGCAGTGACCTCGTTCTTGCGATTGCTACACCTTCCGCACAGGCTGTCGTAAGCCAGGTGAAGGACAAGCCTGTATTGTTCGCGGCTGTAACTGATCCACTTGTTTCTAAGCTAGTGACCGATCTTAAGAAGCCGGGTGGCAATGTCACTGGAGCATCCGATACAAATCCGGAAGCAATTGTGAAACTGGCTGATTTTATCGCTCAGCAAATGCCGGATATCAAATCCGTTGGGCTTGTTCTTAATGAAGGTGAGCAGAACGCAGTTGTCATGGCAGACAATGCGGAGAAAGCGTTTGCTGAGCATGGTATTAAGCTGGTTAAGGCAGCAGCAACCAATACTTCCGAAGTCCAGCAGGCAGCTGATTCGCTCATTGGCAAAGTAGATGCATTCTATATCACGCTGGACAATACGGTCGTCAGTGCGGTGGATACCATGATCAAGACAGCGAACGATAATGATATTCCTTTCTTCTCCAGCGACCGGGATACGGTAGAGAAGGGTGCTTTTGCTACCGTCGGCTTCAAGTACTATGATCATGGCTACCAAGTAGGCGAGATGGCGGCTGACATCCTCCAGAACGGGACGAATCCAGGTGATCTTGAGGTGACTGTACCGGACAAGCTGGATCTTATCCTGAATCTGAAGGCAGCTGGAGAGCAAGGCATTGAAGTTACGGATGAAATGAAAGCAGCAGTAGAGGATCAAGAGAACAACATCATCGAGTAA
- a CDS encoding helix-turn-helix transcriptional regulator, with protein sequence MSAPKEKSTRQRILHMLKVQGPLSAREITAELGITEMAVRRHLATLEKDGHIATSEIRQTAGRPSAVFGLTERGEGLFPKTYPKVTLDLLGELAEESGEEMIDLLFERRRNKLHQRYATEMQGKDLAGRVRSLAAIQNDNGYMTELMEEEQGFVLKEYNCPISEVADAYGQACRCELELFQSLLEVSVSRTECLAKGGRCCTYKIGMS encoded by the coding sequence ATGAGCGCGCCCAAAGAGAAGTCCACACGTCAGCGAATCCTTCACATGCTGAAGGTTCAAGGTCCCTTAAGTGCTCGTGAAATTACAGCTGAACTGGGCATTACGGAAATGGCGGTCCGCAGGCATCTGGCGACACTGGAGAAGGATGGACATATCGCAACGAGCGAAATCCGGCAGACAGCCGGTCGCCCTTCTGCAGTATTTGGCCTTACCGAGCGTGGAGAGGGGCTGTTTCCGAAGACGTACCCGAAGGTAACGCTCGATCTGCTGGGCGAGCTTGCCGAGGAGTCGGGTGAAGAGATGATCGACCTGTTATTCGAGCGGAGAAGGAACAAGCTGCACCAGCGGTATGCCACGGAGATGCAGGGCAAGGACCTGGCTGGCCGAGTTCGATCTCTTGCCGCCATCCAGAATGACAACGGATATATGACCGAGCTGATGGAAGAGGAACAGGGCTTCGTGCTGAAAGAATACAATTGCCCCATCTCTGAAGTAGCGGATGCCTACGGACAGGCCTGCCGCTGTGAGTTGGAGCTGTTTCAATCCTTGCTTGAGGTTTCGGTATCCCGTACGGAGTGTCTTGCCAAGGGCGGAAGATGCTGTACTTACAAGATCGGGATGTCTTAG
- a CDS encoding rhodanese-related sulfurtransferase: MSNSNYRVLLYYKYVQIEDPEAFTQEHLKYCKDLGLKGRILIAKEGINGTVSGTYEQTEQYMNDMKANPLFSDIWFKIDEVEGHAFKKMFVRHKEELVTFRYDEELDPNVIGGKRLSPKEFYEHLQRDDVVVIDGRNDYEYEIGHFRGAIRPDVKSFREFPEWIRENLGDIKDKKVITYCTGGIRCEKLTGFLIKEGFEDVAQLEGGIVTYGKDPEVQGRLFDGKCYVFDERISVPINQTEEDIVIASCYHCGTTHDQYVNCPTCNLQYVSCEACEEEHQHFCSDACREEAHAKAIS, translated from the coding sequence ATGAGTAATTCTAATTATCGTGTATTGTTGTACTACAAATATGTCCAGATTGAGGATCCTGAGGCTTTTACACAGGAACATTTAAAATACTGCAAAGACCTCGGTCTCAAAGGACGGATTCTGATCGCCAAAGAAGGAATTAACGGCACCGTATCCGGTACCTACGAGCAGACCGAGCAATATATGAACGACATGAAGGCCAATCCGCTGTTCAGCGATATTTGGTTCAAGATTGACGAAGTGGAAGGGCATGCATTCAAGAAGATGTTTGTTCGTCATAAGGAAGAGCTCGTTACCTTCCGATATGATGAAGAGCTTGATCCGAATGTAATCGGCGGCAAACGCCTCAGCCCGAAAGAATTCTATGAGCATCTTCAACGCGATGACGTTGTTGTCATTGACGGCCGCAATGATTATGAGTACGAGATCGGCCACTTTCGCGGTGCGATCCGTCCAGACGTCAAATCCTTCCGTGAGTTTCCGGAATGGATTCGTGAGAATCTAGGCGATATCAAGGACAAGAAAGTCATCACCTACTGCACAGGCGGCATCCGCTGTGAGAAGCTGACCGGATTCCTGATCAAAGAAGGCTTCGAGGATGTAGCCCAGCTTGAGGGCGGTATTGTGACTTACGGTAAAGACCCAGAAGTACAAGGCCGATTGTTTGACGGAAAGTGCTATGTATTCGATGAAAGAATTTCCGTGCCAATCAATCAGACGGAAGAGGATATTGTCATTGCTTCCTGCTACCACTGTGGAACAACGCATGACCAATATGTGAACTGTCCAACATGCAATCTCCAATATGTATCATGTGAGGCATGTGAGGAAGAGCATCAGCATTTCTGCTCCGATGCTTGCCGGGAAGAGGCGCACGCGAAGGCTATATCTTAA